A stretch of DNA from Paenibacillus albus:
TGGTCTTAGCGACTCCCGTGAACGCTCCACCGCTGCCCATCCCACCGCACCTCGTCGCCAATCGCCGCATGATCTGCGAGCTTGTCCCTAGGGATCTCAATGCGCTTGCCGCTCACCTGAATGACTGCGATTTGCTCCTGAATGTCCGTCACCAAGCCGATCCGGATTACCGTACATTTCACAGTATTTGCATTGTTAATGTTATCCATCCCAATCCTCCATTTGCGGTCTTTATCAAGTATGACAGATGTGAGGAGAGATGAGAATGTTCAGCAAATAAATAAGCTGCGCAGGCAGTTTGCCAGCGACAGCTTATTCATACCATTGATTATTTCAATTCAAGCGAGAATCTGAACTTCATGTCATCTTCAAACCACATGCGGAAGTTCGTTCCCCATACATTATTATGCAAGTTGAAATGCATGCCGCCCTCTAGCGTAGCGAACTGCTGATTGAACTGCAGCATCCGTTTTTCTCCAGGTGCTAGAACGCATGCGTCCGATGTTAATAGCTCAACGCCACCGTCGCTGCCTTCGTAATACACACCCGTACCCACGGCATGCAGGCTGCGATTGCCGTTCTTCACCACATGAAGCGGCGATACCCTCTCGCCTAGCTTATCCATCTTCCACAGATTCGGGTTGTCAACATGCAGCGCGAACGAGAACCAGCTGGCTTCCGGCAGTCTGTTTGCCTGCTTATCGAACCAATCCAGCTCGACCTCAATGCGCTTCGTGTCCTTGAAGAAACGATAGCGAATTTGCAGTTTCTTAGGTGCGCCATACGTTTGCGAGGCTTCATCACTCATACTCAACTGCAAGCAAACCTCATCATATTGCGCGTCATTCCGTACCGCAGCTTCACGAACTCGTGGAGAAAACCGTTTGTGCTCCGGTCTCGGATCCACGAACTCTATGCCTGGCTTGCCAAAGTCAGGCTCCGACCAGGAGCATGTTTCAGCCCAATTGACTACGTAATCTCTGAACCAATTATTATAAGTATCTACTCCGAACGTTTCATACTCGTAGACCCCGATCGGATGCTTCTTGTCGACCCATGCTTTTCCCTTCGCATCAACGAGCTTTACGATCGAGCCGTCACGTTCGAATTGGACGGTGAAGCAGCCTAATCGCTGCTCCTGATCGATATCGAATTCGTGCCCACCAGCAATCGATTCCCTCGGGGTCAGCGCTACAAGCGCTGTTCTCGCCTCGTCTTGCTTGTCTTTGGACAGCGCGGCTATCGCACTGTTAATATAATCCCGCTGCTCTTGCCACGAGCTTTCGTATAGACTGAAGCTCTTGCGAGCATCCGTTCCGATGTGGTGCGGGTCACCGCCATAAATGCCGAAGTAGCCTGCATATCTCGCTGGGATTACATCTTTCTTGACGATATCATCCTGCCTAGCTGCATGGAAGTCTTGAACCGAATAATGCTTGAAATCGGTCAAATGCGTCTTCTCGTCCATACCCCACGTATGCTCGGGAACAAGCATTAGCTGCTCGCAGAAGTCGGCATATTCTTGACTGCCAGTATCCAATCGCCCTTCGCCGTTCCACTTGTCGCGCAGCTTCAGCAATTCCCGATACTGGGCGATCTTTAGCGGATCGGAGGCCACGCCATGAATCCATGAATCGCCGATTTCTTCGGTCACGACGGGGAATTGATCCTTCAAAGCAATAAGCTTGCTCGCAAAAGCATCCATTGTTGAGGCAACGATAGCTGCGTTCGGGAACTGCTCGGACAGCCGTTCGTACAGCTCGTGAATACTGCTTGCCGATGGCGGTCCCATATTATCGTTCGTATGCGCGAAATACAGAGCTTCATCCAAGCCCTCAACAATCGTCATGTTCCCGTAGCTGCCCGCATAGTTAACGATGACTTCCGAGCCATCGTTTGCTCTCCATACGAAGACATCCGGAACACTTGGCTTTGTGGAAGCATAATTGACGCCGAGATGCAGAAATTGAATATCATTCTTCGCCAAATAAGGGACCATGCCTATCGTATGGCCCGGGACGTCCGTCATCTTGGCGCTAATCGTACGCTTGCCGTACTTCTCATCCAGCTTGCGCGAGATCGACAAGCCATGCTCGAGCAGCGCCGGATCCATCAGCTCGGTATGCGTCGTAAACGGCAATCCGTGCCACACGATTGTACCGGCAGCAATTGCATTTTCCAAGCGGCTTCGCTGCGCTGGACTTGCTGCTTTCAAATATTCATGAATGAGCCAAGAGCCCGTTGTCCAGACGAACTTGGCACCACCTTGCTCCTGCCCCAATTGCTCTGCCAGATCAAGCGCCCCGGGAATAAACGAATGAAAATATTGATCAATTACGTTGCTGGCCAAATCCGTAAATCCGATATCCAGATGCGTTTTAAACACGACATGAACCTTACGAATATTGTTCATTTAAGCATCTAACTCCTATTCTTTTACGGCGCCAAGCACGATGCCATGTACAAAATATTTTTGCAAGAACGGATAAATCGCCAGCAGCGGAACCATCGCCACAATCAGCTTGGCTGAATTGAGCGTTTTATCGGAAGCTTTCGACAGCTCGATGAGCTGCTCTGTCGTAAGCGTCTTCATCAGCTCCGGATCGATGCGCACAACAAGCTGTTGAATGTAAGTCTGCAGCGGATACATGCTCGGTTTATTCATATAGATAAGTCCATCAAAGAAGGAATTCCAATGGCCGACGATGCTGAACAAGGTGACCGTCGCGAGGGCTGGCATCGAAACCGGAATGAAAATATGCAATAACGTATACCATGGGCCTGCGCCGTCAACGATTGCAGCTTCTTCGAGCTCCTTCGGCAAGTTTCTGAAGAAATTCATAATGAGAATGACG
This window harbors:
- a CDS encoding DUF5054 domain-containing protein; this translates as MNNIRKVHVVFKTHLDIGFTDLASNVIDQYFHSFIPGALDLAEQLGQEQGGAKFVWTTGSWLIHEYLKAASPAQRSRLENAIAAGTIVWHGLPFTTHTELMDPALLEHGLSISRKLDEKYGKRTISAKMTDVPGHTIGMVPYLAKNDIQFLHLGVNYASTKPSVPDVFVWRANDGSEVIVNYAGSYGNMTIVEGLDEALYFAHTNDNMGPPSASSIHELYERLSEQFPNAAIVASTMDAFASKLIALKDQFPVVTEEIGDSWIHGVASDPLKIAQYRELLKLRDKWNGEGRLDTGSQEYADFCEQLMLVPEHTWGMDEKTHLTDFKHYSVQDFHAARQDDIVKKDVIPARYAGYFGIYGGDPHHIGTDARKSFSLYESSWQEQRDYINSAIAALSKDKQDEARTALVALTPRESIAGGHEFDIDQEQRLGCFTVQFERDGSIVKLVDAKGKAWVDKKHPIGVYEYETFGVDTYNNWFRDYVVNWAETCSWSEPDFGKPGIEFVDPRPEHKRFSPRVREAAVRNDAQYDEVCLQLSMSDEASQTYGAPKKLQIRYRFFKDTKRIEVELDWFDKQANRLPEASWFSFALHVDNPNLWKMDKLGERVSPLHVVKNGNRSLHAVGTGVYYEGSDGGVELLTSDACVLAPGEKRMLQFNQQFATLEGGMHFNLHNNVWGTNFRMWFEDDMKFRFSLELK